In Misgurnus anguillicaudatus unplaced genomic scaffold, ASM2758022v2 HiC_scaffold_31, whole genome shotgun sequence, a single window of DNA contains:
- the LOC129453976 gene encoding uncharacterized protein yields the protein MAMLILLCLCFITCGVFGVKVPVMEGESVTLQTDIRKQKDDLMVWYYGPENTFIARVNGKPNSTIFSDDERFRDRLQMNDQTGDLIITNITTQHTGDYTLQIRRYNDITYKKFNVTVYAPLPVPVLSSNSSHKCSSSSNCLLCSVINVRDVRDVSLSWYKGNSLLSSITLSNLKTSASLPLEVEYQDTNTYRCVVNNHITNQTQHISNTFCSDSSVRMVIIISVVFALLLFLIIIITVVYKHKRYLIAKLKKTLYAEVIDEERSGTPDALPKK from the exons ATGGCAATGCTTATTTTACTCTGTCTTTGCTTTATAACGTGTG gtgtgtttggtgttaAAGTGCCAGTGATGGAGGGTGAATCTGTTACTCTACAAACTGATATTAGAAAACAGAAAGATGATTTGATGGTGTGGTATTATGGACCTGAAAACACTTTCATTGCAAGAGTCAATGGAAAGCCCAATAGTACCATATTCTCTGATGATGAGAGATTCAGAGACAGGCTGCAGATGAatgatcagactggagatctcatcatcacaaacatcacaactcaaCACACTGGAGATTATACACTTCAGATCAGAAGATACAATGACATCACATATAAGAAATTCAATGTTACAGTCTATG CTCCTCTGCCCGTACCTGTCCTCAGCAGTAACTCATCACACAAATGTTCTTCATCATCAAATTGTTTATTGTGTTCAGTGATaaatgtgagagatgtgagagatgtgagtctgtcctggtataaaggaaacagtttattgtccagcatCACTTTGTCTAACCTTAAAACAAGCGCATCTCTACCTCTGGAGGTTGAATATcaggatacaaacacatacagatgtgtGGTGAACAATCACATCacaaaccaaactcaacatATCAGCAATACTTTCTGTTCAG aTTCTTCTGTCCGGATGGTCATTATAATTTCAGTTGTATTTGCTCTTCTGCTCTTTttgatcatcatcatcactgttGTCTACAAACACAAAAGATATCTCATAG CAAAACTCAAGAAAACATTATATGCTGAAGTAATTGATGAAGAAAGATCAGGAACTCCAGATGCACTACCGAAGAAGTAA